A window from Citrobacter amalonaticus encodes these proteins:
- a CDS encoding DUF4223 family protein, which produces MNTFIKMALLGAALATLTACTGHIENRNKTCSYDYLLHPAISISKMIGGCGPTAE; this is translated from the coding sequence ATGAACACATTTATCAAAATGGCACTCTTAGGTGCGGCACTGGCAACCCTGACAGCTTGTACAGGTCACATCGAAAACCGTAATAAGACCTGCTCTTATGACTATCTTCTGCACCCTGCCATTTCTATTTCTAAGATGATTGGCGGCTGCGGCCCGACCGCAGAATAA